A genomic window from Plutella xylostella chromosome 23, ilPluXylo3.1, whole genome shotgun sequence includes:
- the LOC105395658 gene encoding uncharacterized protein LOC105395658 isoform X3, translated as MQRRMKMLAQFNVCFLEYELFATSPPSPEDSFFFIKYPKSDEIFGKSTLQQDLKNFREGSSDAAAAAAADPGRKDWSRHTKPCQEVLHGIAADGGSAAAPVKPLKPKGTDDGFKGEGAACGNSVVKVAHQMISSSGRTASSRGFTVASPSDDATDLDLEAAQSYHRARRGSKSLPVTPKHSPPGSPNSRRKKNVNRYFTSPFEQVEDAGGRSWLTLALLGYKKDLAASSSTLAEEDAIEARLQGASLAESVENLGPSPRGREPRILEDPSAKPPSTNKPKPGYRPKPSELREMNFWSPTSM; from the exons ATGCAGCGCAGAATGAAAATGCTAGCACAATTCAATGTGTGTTTCCT AGAGTACGAGCTATTCGCCACCTCCCCGCCCTCCCCCGAGGACTCATTCTTCTTCATCAAATACCCCAAGTCTGACGAGATCTTCGGCAAGTCCACACTACAGCAGGACTTGAAGAACTTCCGAGAGGGCTCGTcggacgcggcggcggcggcggcggcggaccCCGGCCGCAAGGACTGGTCCCGACACACCAAGCCGTGCCAGGAGGTGCTGCATGGCATCGCAGCTGACGGGGGATCAG CGGCGGCGCCGGTGAAGCCGCTCAAGCCGAAGGGCACCGACGACGGCTTCAAGGGCGAGGGCGCCGCGTGCGGCAACTCCGTGGTCAAG GTGGCCCACCAGATGATATCCTCATCCGGCCGCACCGCCTCCTCCCGTGGCTTCACCGTGGCGTCTCCCTCCGACGACGCGACAGACTTGGACCTAGAGGCGGCGCAGAGCTACcaccgcgcgcgccgcggcaGCAAGAGTCTCCCGGTCACGCCCAAACACTCGCCGCCTGGCAGCCCTAACAGTAGGAGGAAGAAGAATGTTAACAG ATACTTCACATCCCCGTTCGAGCAAGTAGAGGACGCGGGCGGGCGCTCCTGGCTCACACTCGCGCTGCTCGGGTACAAGAAGGACCTCGCCGCCTCCAGCTCTACCCTGGCTGAGGAAGACGCCATCGAGGCGAGGCTGCAAG GTGCCTCCTTAGCCGAGTCAGTGGAGAACCTCGGTCCATCACCCCGCGGCAGAGAGCCCAGGATCCTCGAAGACCCGTCAGCAAAGCCTCCATCCACCAACAAACCGAAACCAGGCTACAGACCCAAGCCGTCCGAACTGCGAGAAATGAACTTTTGGTCGCCCACTTCTATGTAA
- the LOC125490425 gene encoding uncharacterized protein K02A2.6-like — protein sequence MWGHRLVVPEKCREKVLNMIHEPHMGVVKSKAIARSYVWWAGVDEAVERVCRACAVCAAQADAPPRVPHSPWPWPARPWTRLHLDFMGPIFGKTYLIVVDSTSKWIEVFPVPSTAANWTIDKLVELWGRWGIPKQLVSDNGPPYSSSEFAKFTRSYGIDHIFAAPYHPSSNGAAENAVRTIKRVVKKAMYEKQSIDRALHTFLLYYRNTEHATTGQSPSMLLQGRRLRTRLDALRADVGGRVSRLQRRQLGGAASGAANREIHAGDDVWYRQYLRGEKWEPGKVINKLGPKNMEVRGIDGSQVHRHVDQLRRRSRNSLVFPAKDKQENPNVVNTSDTADVVTVGVSPRGSEAQSERGAGSVTPARAQAPPPATPSGSPEESADQFLSPESSPASVPPQSRPIRTCNLHKNPKYRF from the coding sequence ATGTGGGGACACAGGCTAGTAGTACCAGAAAAATGTCGggaaaaagtattaaatatgATACACGAGCCCCACATGGGCGTCGTGAAGTCGAAGGCGATAGCTCGCAGCTACGTGTGGTGGGCAGGAGTGGACGAGGCGGTGGAGCGGGTGTGTCGCGCGTGCGCGGTGTGCGCGGCGCAGGCGGACGCGCCGCCGCGGGTGCCACACTCGCCCTGGCCGTGGCCGGCGCGCCCGTGGACGAGGCTACACCTCGACTTCATGGGACCAATATTCGGAAAGACTTATTTAATAGTTGTAGACTCCACTTCCAAATGGATCGAGGTGTTTCCGGTACCTAGCACAGCAGCCAATTGGACGATAGACAAGCTCGTTGAATTATGGGGTCGATGGGGCATTCCTAAGCAGTTGGTCAGCGACAACGGCCCGCCATATTCTAGTAGCGAATTTGCGAAATTTACTAGATCATACGGCATAGATCACATATTTGCGGCACCGTATCATCCATCCTCCAACGGGGCAGCGGAAAACGCAGTTAGGACTATCAAACGAGTTGTCAAAAAGGCCATGTATGAAAAACAGTCGATAGATAGGGCTTTGCAcacatttttattgtattatagaaATACGGAACATGCGACGACCGGACAGAGTCCCAGCATGCTGCTGCAGGGCCGGCGCCTGCGCACGCGCCTGGACGCGCTGCGGGCGGACGTGGGCGGCCGCGTGAGCCGTCTGCAGCGCCGCCAGCTCGGGGGCGCCGCCTCGGGGGCGGCCAATCGCGAAATACACGCGGGGGACGATGTGTGGTATAGGCAATATCTTAGGGGCGAAAAGTGGGAACCGGGAAAGGTCATTAATAAATTAGGTCCTAAAAACATGGAGGTTAGGGGCATAGATGGTTCTCAGGTTCATAGGCACGTAGACCAGTTAAGACGGAGATCTAGGAATTCGCTTGTTTTCCCAGCAAAAGATAAACAAGAGAACCCAAACGTTGTGAACACTTCTGACACAGCAGATGTTGTAACGGTGGGCGTTTCGCCTCGAGGGTCGGAGGCTCAGTCGGAGCGGGGCGCGGGGTCCGTGACgccggcgcgggcgcaggccCCTCCGCCGGCAACTCCGTCCGGCTCGCCGGAAGAATCAGCTGATCAGTTCTTATCGCCGGAGTCATCGCCCGCCAGTGTGCCGCCCCAGTCTCGTCCTATACGTACTTGCAATTTGCATAAAAACCCTAAATATAGATTTTAG
- the LOC125490374 gene encoding keratin, type II cytoskeletal 2 epidermal-like, producing the protein MSVGKLAEFQVRGGTWSSYVDRLEMYYKVNKISADLKLPILIASMGDEAYELLVNLACPSKPSDITYEAACDLLRDHLQPSPSVWAERFRFRQRRQSAEENVSGYVAALKKAARLCNFGDKLNDNLRDQLVCGLRSDVIRQRLFAEDDTLTFTNAVKLATSLEAAEINAAAVEAPGASGGGGGGGAASSGGAVHALELAQQGRARGPQRGGGGGAGGGPHSSRGAGSYSSSGAGGAAFNGADGWRQSRGHEAVTAAAPGRGACRACGARNHSENSCRFRDYVCSRCRETGHLRRVCPRAAAAAAPRAGCTTERPSRNLTPGRSTSARAPISRRRYTACV; encoded by the coding sequence ATGTCGGTCGGCAAATTAGCGGAGTTCCAAGTGCGCGGCGGTACGTGGTCGTCATACGTAGATAGACTCGAAATGTACTATAAAGTGAATAAAATAAGTGCCGACCTAaaactacctatattaatTGCGAGTATGGGTGATGAGGCCTACGAGTTACTGGTGAACTTGGCGTGTCCTAGTAAGCCGTCGGACATAACCTATGAGGCCGCGTGTGACCTACTACGTGACCATCTGCAGCCTTCCCCGTCGGTGTGGGCGGAACGGTTCAGGTTCAGACAGAGGCGGCAAAGCGCAGAAGAAAACGTTTCGGGTTACGTGGCCGCACTCAAAAAGGCGGCACGTCTTTGCAACTTTGGAGATAAGCTGAACGACAACCTCCGGGATCAGCTCGTGTGCGGGCTGAGGAGCGACGTCATTCGTCAGCGCCTGTTCGCCGAGGACGACACATTGACGTTCACGAACGCGGTGAAGCTGGCCACGTCACTGGAAGCGGCGGAGATAAACGCGGCAGCGGTGGAGGCGCCGGGAGccagtggcggcggcggcggcggcggggcggccaGCTCCGGGGGCGCGGTGCATGCGCTCGAGCTGGCGCAGCaggggcgcgcgcgcgggccgcagcggggcggcggcggcggcgcgggtgGCGGTCCCCACAGCAGCCGGGGCGCTGGTAGCTACAGCAGCAGCGGCGCGGGTGGAGCGGCGTTCAATGGAGCCGACGGTTGGCGTCAATCGCGGGGCCACGAGGCAGTGACGGCAGCAGCGCCCGGCCGAGGGGCATGTCGTGCTTGTGGTGCGCGCAACCATTCGGAGAATAGTTGTCGTTTCCGGGACTATGTGTGCAGCCGGTGCAGGGAGACGGGCCACCTGAGGCGGGTGTGcccgcgggcggcggcggcggccgcgccccGGGCCGGGTGCACTACGGAGCGACCGTCGCGGAACCTGACTCCTGGGAGGAGCACCTCGGCGAGGGCGCCGATCTCGAGGAGGCGTTACACAGCTTGTGTCTAA
- the LOC105382858 gene encoding condensin-2 complex subunit H2 isoform X1, with the protein MATVVITFFLIGFYEYKMDADFDETPRDLISRREKRWSMNSQRLEEIVAELMKPISDARRSFDTDLSALLEEYLTEAGLHALEEEDGGLSTHGAPNYAELALLLQQSACIYGRKVDFLYQHVLSVSDSLQTHTQQSNPDEPSTSEEVSTPAGSRRRRKVSTSVANFEPLELTPASSATREADTARPPPTLPRLYLELEPRVMTSRDCPLTDYNGEPIGLLQDFHVTWRLHNGFLIEGLKNLADGMSQSVRPVPLQELQAAIEAVAPPPPSTPPPMLPPIMCEEMSPPPCASTPIPAMSEGELQMLERDETENMPPPSKRRKRNQPAEVIAFVGCVKMTINKKGRRALCTLQDFSLPPRWVSSIVQARREEILATRQRLRELQPDEDGFMGWSRREASATAVDGPDARESDDDGFFEQSSLGDSDASRVDDTAITTIASTTMDTAADWAAWRAGVVARAEQQKAVDVRVLADRVLRALPPPTEPASTPLSDMLRDTAEDPLDVSKLFLATLFLANAGNIEIVQGAPLSVNSASLRVLSLDQQRVAAVAEAEDAPAPAPAAPCAPRPPARRGPRAAAS; encoded by the exons atggcCACCGTTGTTATTACGTTCTTCCTAATCGGattttatgaatataaaatgGACGCCGACTTCGATGAGACGCCAAG GGATCTAATTTCACGGCGGGAAAAACGTTGGAGCATGAATTCACAacggctggaagaaattgtcGCGGAGCTGATGAAGCCCATCAGCGACGCGCGACGGAGCTTCGACACCGACCTGAGCGCG TTATTGGAGGAGTACCTGACGGAGGCGGGTCTACACGCACTAGAGGAGGAAGACGGAGGCCTCAGCACCCACGGTGCACCAAACTATGCCGAGCTCGCCCTGCTACTGCAGCAGTCCGCCTGCATCTATGGACGCAAGGTCGACTTCCTCTACCAACATGTGCTTAGTGTCAGTGACTCTCTGCAGACACATACACA aCAGTCAAACCC TGATGAGCCATCAACCTCAGAAGAAGTCTCCACGCCGGCGGGCTCGCGTCGCCGCCGCAAAGTATCCACGTCTGTCGCCAACTTCGAGCCTCTGGAGCTTACGCCAGCTTCTAGCGCTACACGGGAGGCAGACACGGCGAGGCCACCGCCCACTCTACCTAG ATTATACCTGGAGCTGGAGCCGCGAGTGATGACTTCACGCGACTGCCCGCTCACCGACTACAACGGGGAGCCCATCGGCCTGCTGCAGGACTTCCACGTCACGTGGAGGTTACAT AATGGGTTCCTAATAGAAGGCTTGAAGAACTTAGCCGATGGCATGTCGCAATCAGTACGACCGGTACCCTTACAAGAGTTGCAAGCTGCCATCGAGGCAGTAGCCCCCCCGCCCCCTTCCACACCGCCGCCGATGCTTCCGCCAATCATGTGCGAGGAAATGTCTCCGCCCCCCTGCGCCTCTACACCAATCCCGGCCATGAGCGAAGGAGAGCTACAAATGTTAGAAAGGGATGAAACGGAAAACATGCCACCTCCTTCGAAGAGACGGAAAAGAAATCAACCGGCCGAGGTCATCGCTTTTGTTGGTTGCGTCAAGATGACGATTAATAAAA AGGGTCGCCGCGCGCTCTGCACACTCCAAGACTTCTCCCTCCCGCCGCGGTGGGTCAGTTCTATAGTGCAAGCTCGACGAGAGGAAATACTCGCCACGAGACAACGACTTAGAGAACTACAGCCAGACGAAGATG GCTTCATGGGCTGGTCGCGTCGAGAGGCGTCGGCGACGGCGGTGGACGGTCCGGACGCACGAGAGAGCGACGACGACGGTTTCTTCGAACAGAGCTCTCTGGGCGACTCGGACGCGAGCCGGGTCGACGATACGGCTATTACTACTATTGCg TCTACAACCATGGACACGGCCGCGGATTGGGCGGCGTGGCGTGCCGGCGTGGTGGCCCGCGCCGAACAACAAAAGGCAGTCGACGTGAGAGTGTTGGCCGACCGAGTATTACGGGCCTTGCCCCCGCCCACGGAACCAGCTAGCACGCCGCTCAGTGACATGCTGAGGGATACGGCTGAGGATCCGCTCGATGTGTCTAAGCTGTTTCTGGCTACGCTGTTTCTT GCTAACGCTGGCAACATAGAAATAGTGCAAGGCGCACCACTTTCAGTCAACTCTGCGAGCCTACGCGTGCTCTCACTGGACCAGCAGCGCGTGGCGGCCGTGGCGGAGGCGGAGGACGCCCCCGctcccgcccccgccgcgccctgcgccccccgcccccccgcgcgccgcgggccCCGGGCGGCCGCCAGCTGA
- the LOC105395658 gene encoding uncharacterized protein LOC105395658 isoform X1, which translates to MASSDPEIKDGFTLPAWMKAKPTKEYELFATSPPSPEDSFFFIKYPKSDEIFGKSTLQQDLKNFREGSSDAAAAAAADPGRKDWSRHTKPCQEVLHGIAADGGSAAAPVKPLKPKGTDDGFKGEGAACGNSVVKVAHQMISSSGRTASSRGFTVASPSDDATDLDLEAAQSYHRARRGSKSLPVTPKHSPPGSPNSRRKKNVNRYFTSPFEQVEDAGGRSWLTLALLGYKKDLAASSSTLAEEDAIEARLQGASLAESVENLGPSPRGREPRILEDPSAKPPSTNKPKPGYRPKPSELREMNFWSPTSM; encoded by the exons ATGGCATCTTCAGACCCTGAAATTAAGGATGGATTCACTCTACCTGCTTGGATGAAGGCAAAACCAACCAA AGAGTACGAGCTATTCGCCACCTCCCCGCCCTCCCCCGAGGACTCATTCTTCTTCATCAAATACCCCAAGTCTGACGAGATCTTCGGCAAGTCCACACTACAGCAGGACTTGAAGAACTTCCGAGAGGGCTCGTcggacgcggcggcggcggcggcggcggaccCCGGCCGCAAGGACTGGTCCCGACACACCAAGCCGTGCCAGGAGGTGCTGCATGGCATCGCAGCTGACGGGGGATCAG CGGCGGCGCCGGTGAAGCCGCTCAAGCCGAAGGGCACCGACGACGGCTTCAAGGGCGAGGGCGCCGCGTGCGGCAACTCCGTGGTCAAG GTGGCCCACCAGATGATATCCTCATCCGGCCGCACCGCCTCCTCCCGTGGCTTCACCGTGGCGTCTCCCTCCGACGACGCGACAGACTTGGACCTAGAGGCGGCGCAGAGCTACcaccgcgcgcgccgcggcaGCAAGAGTCTCCCGGTCACGCCCAAACACTCGCCGCCTGGCAGCCCTAACAGTAGGAGGAAGAAGAATGTTAACAG ATACTTCACATCCCCGTTCGAGCAAGTAGAGGACGCGGGCGGGCGCTCCTGGCTCACACTCGCGCTGCTCGGGTACAAGAAGGACCTCGCCGCCTCCAGCTCTACCCTGGCTGAGGAAGACGCCATCGAGGCGAGGCTGCAAG GTGCCTCCTTAGCCGAGTCAGTGGAGAACCTCGGTCCATCACCCCGCGGCAGAGAGCCCAGGATCCTCGAAGACCCGTCAGCAAAGCCTCCATCCACCAACAAACCGAAACCAGGCTACAGACCCAAGCCGTCCGAACTGCGAGAAATGAACTTTTGGTCGCCCACTTCTATGTAA
- the LOC105382858 gene encoding condensin-2 complex subunit H2 isoform X2, whose amino-acid sequence MATVVITFFLIGFYEYKMDADFDETPRDLISRREKRWSMNSQRLEEIVAELMKPISDARRSFDTDLSALLEEYLTEAGLHALEEEDGGLSTHGAPNYAELALLLQQSACIYGRKVDFLYQHVLSVSDSLQTHTHDEPSTSEEVSTPAGSRRRRKVSTSVANFEPLELTPASSATREADTARPPPTLPRLYLELEPRVMTSRDCPLTDYNGEPIGLLQDFHVTWRLHNGFLIEGLKNLADGMSQSVRPVPLQELQAAIEAVAPPPPSTPPPMLPPIMCEEMSPPPCASTPIPAMSEGELQMLERDETENMPPPSKRRKRNQPAEVIAFVGCVKMTINKKGRRALCTLQDFSLPPRWVSSIVQARREEILATRQRLRELQPDEDGFMGWSRREASATAVDGPDARESDDDGFFEQSSLGDSDASRVDDTAITTIASTTMDTAADWAAWRAGVVARAEQQKAVDVRVLADRVLRALPPPTEPASTPLSDMLRDTAEDPLDVSKLFLATLFLANAGNIEIVQGAPLSVNSASLRVLSLDQQRVAAVAEAEDAPAPAPAAPCAPRPPARRGPRAAAS is encoded by the exons atggcCACCGTTGTTATTACGTTCTTCCTAATCGGattttatgaatataaaatgGACGCCGACTTCGATGAGACGCCAAG GGATCTAATTTCACGGCGGGAAAAACGTTGGAGCATGAATTCACAacggctggaagaaattgtcGCGGAGCTGATGAAGCCCATCAGCGACGCGCGACGGAGCTTCGACACCGACCTGAGCGCG TTATTGGAGGAGTACCTGACGGAGGCGGGTCTACACGCACTAGAGGAGGAAGACGGAGGCCTCAGCACCCACGGTGCACCAAACTATGCCGAGCTCGCCCTGCTACTGCAGCAGTCCGCCTGCATCTATGGACGCAAGGTCGACTTCCTCTACCAACATGTGCTTAGTGTCAGTGACTCTCTGCAGACACATACACA TGATGAGCCATCAACCTCAGAAGAAGTCTCCACGCCGGCGGGCTCGCGTCGCCGCCGCAAAGTATCCACGTCTGTCGCCAACTTCGAGCCTCTGGAGCTTACGCCAGCTTCTAGCGCTACACGGGAGGCAGACACGGCGAGGCCACCGCCCACTCTACCTAG ATTATACCTGGAGCTGGAGCCGCGAGTGATGACTTCACGCGACTGCCCGCTCACCGACTACAACGGGGAGCCCATCGGCCTGCTGCAGGACTTCCACGTCACGTGGAGGTTACAT AATGGGTTCCTAATAGAAGGCTTGAAGAACTTAGCCGATGGCATGTCGCAATCAGTACGACCGGTACCCTTACAAGAGTTGCAAGCTGCCATCGAGGCAGTAGCCCCCCCGCCCCCTTCCACACCGCCGCCGATGCTTCCGCCAATCATGTGCGAGGAAATGTCTCCGCCCCCCTGCGCCTCTACACCAATCCCGGCCATGAGCGAAGGAGAGCTACAAATGTTAGAAAGGGATGAAACGGAAAACATGCCACCTCCTTCGAAGAGACGGAAAAGAAATCAACCGGCCGAGGTCATCGCTTTTGTTGGTTGCGTCAAGATGACGATTAATAAAA AGGGTCGCCGCGCGCTCTGCACACTCCAAGACTTCTCCCTCCCGCCGCGGTGGGTCAGTTCTATAGTGCAAGCTCGACGAGAGGAAATACTCGCCACGAGACAACGACTTAGAGAACTACAGCCAGACGAAGATG GCTTCATGGGCTGGTCGCGTCGAGAGGCGTCGGCGACGGCGGTGGACGGTCCGGACGCACGAGAGAGCGACGACGACGGTTTCTTCGAACAGAGCTCTCTGGGCGACTCGGACGCGAGCCGGGTCGACGATACGGCTATTACTACTATTGCg TCTACAACCATGGACACGGCCGCGGATTGGGCGGCGTGGCGTGCCGGCGTGGTGGCCCGCGCCGAACAACAAAAGGCAGTCGACGTGAGAGTGTTGGCCGACCGAGTATTACGGGCCTTGCCCCCGCCCACGGAACCAGCTAGCACGCCGCTCAGTGACATGCTGAGGGATACGGCTGAGGATCCGCTCGATGTGTCTAAGCTGTTTCTGGCTACGCTGTTTCTT GCTAACGCTGGCAACATAGAAATAGTGCAAGGCGCACCACTTTCAGTCAACTCTGCGAGCCTACGCGTGCTCTCACTGGACCAGCAGCGCGTGGCGGCCGTGGCGGAGGCGGAGGACGCCCCCGctcccgcccccgccgcgccctgcgccccccgcccccccgcgcgccgcgggccCCGGGCGGCCGCCAGCTGA
- the LOC105382822 gene encoding HIG1 domain family member 2A, mitochondrial: MSIEPPPTDLDWVQLRKDMGGDGPQTESTSDKFARKFYENPFVPLGCLLTTGALSYGLWNFRQGRRKMSQQMMRLRIVAQGFTITALIVGVIATTGKPASNAIKN; the protein is encoded by the exons ATGTCGATCGAGCCACCTCCGACAGACTTGGACTGGGTGCAGCTCCGCAAAGATATGGGAGGAGATGGCCCTCAAACTGAGTCTACCAGTGACAAATTCGCCAGGAAGTTCTATGAAAACCCATTTGTTCCTTTAG GTTGTCTTTTGACTACGGGAGCACTGTCTTATGGTCTCTGGAACTTCAGACAAGGCAGGAGGAAGATGTCACAGCAGATGATGAGGCTGCGAATTGTTGCACAAGGATTCACCATCACGGCCCTGATAGTAGGAGTCATAGCAACCACAGGGAAACCTGCTAGCAACGCtatcaaaaattaa
- the LOC105395658 gene encoding uncharacterized protein LOC105395658 isoform X2, with protein sequence MASSDPEIKDGFTLPAWMKAKPTKEYELFATSPPSPEDSFFFIKYPKSDEIFGKSTLQQDLKNFREGSSDAAAAAAADPGRKDWSRHTKPCQEVLHGIAADGGSAAAPVKPLKPKGTDDGFKGEGAACGNSVVKVAHQMISSSGRTASSRGFTVASPSDDASDLDLEAAQSYHRARRGSKSLPVTPKHSPPGSPNSRRKKNVNRYFTSPFEQVEDAGGRSWLTLALLGYKKDLAASSSTLAEEDAIEARLQGASLAESVENLGPSPRGREPRILEDPSAKPPSTNKPKPGYRPKPSELREMNFWSPTSM encoded by the exons ATGGCATCTTCAGACCCTGAAATTAAGGATGGATTCACTCTACCTGCTTGGATGAAGGCAAAACCAACCAA AGAGTACGAGCTATTCGCCACCTCCCCGCCCTCCCCCGAGGACTCATTCTTCTTCATCAAATACCCCAAGTCTGACGAGATCTTCGGCAAGTCCACACTACAGCAGGACTTGAAGAACTTCCGAGAGGGCTCGTcggacgcggcggcggcggcggcggcggaccCCGGCCGCAAGGACTGGTCCCGACACACCAAGCCGTGCCAGGAGGTGCTGCATGGCATCGCAGCTGACGGGGGATCAG CGGCGGCGCCGGTGAAGCCGCTCAAGCCGAAGGGCACCGACGACGGCTTCAAGGGCGAGGGCGCCGCGTGCGGCAACTCCGTGGTCAAG GTGGCCCACCAGATGATATCCTCATCCGGCCGCACCGCCTCCTCCCGT GGCTTCACCGTGGCCTCTCCCTCCGACGACGCATCAGACCTGGACCTGGAGGCGGCGCAGAGCTACcaccgcgcgcgccgcggcaGCAAGAGCCTGCCCGTCACGCCCAAACACTCGCCGCCTGGTAGTCCTAACAGTAGGAGGAAGAAGAATGTTAACAG ATACTTCACATCCCCGTTCGAGCAAGTAGAGGACGCGGGCGGGCGCTCCTGGCTCACACTCGCGCTGCTCGGGTACAAGAAGGACCTCGCCGCCTCCAGCTCTACCCTGGCTGAGGAAGACGCCATCGAGGCGAGGCTGCAAG GTGCCTCCTTAGCCGAGTCAGTGGAGAACCTCGGTCCATCACCCCGCGGCAGAGAGCCCAGGATCCTCGAAGACCCGTCAGCAAAGCCTCCATCCACCAACAAACCGAAACCAGGCTACAGACCCAAGCCGTCCGAACTGCGAGAAATGAACTTTTGGTCGCCCACTTCTATGTAA